One Bartonella sp. TP genomic window carries:
- a CDS encoding hemolysin family protein codes for MLEKIKKKLKKLFNPAKQTEPTDLRSTLLHAIVRPEQSDKSLTAEERLLLRNTLLLGESCVDDIMIPRAQIEALDLTSTLGEALEVFEDSGYSRLPIYDETLDDPRGMIHIRDILNYFTKKLLGNKNTAPINLDIAISELDIIRDVLFVPSSMLANKLLQKMQASRTQMALVIDEYGGTDGLVSLEDIVELIVGEIEDEHDEDTALIVKLPNGSFLADAGAELQEVKAVLGDKFITAPFENEVDTLGGLIVTKLGHIPPRGQTVEVIPGYRFRIVEADKRRIKRVRIKAIEDANQAQPPLA; via the coding sequence ATGCTAGAGAAAATTAAAAAAAAATTAAAAAAACTATTTAATCCTGCCAAACAAACTGAACCCACGGATTTACGTAGCACATTATTACACGCAATCGTAAGACCCGAACAATCAGACAAATCACTTACAGCAGAAGAACGACTGCTATTAAGAAACACGCTATTGCTAGGCGAGTCTTGTGTAGATGACATTATGATACCGCGGGCACAAATAGAAGCCCTTGACCTTACTAGCACTTTGGGCGAAGCATTAGAGGTTTTTGAAGATTCTGGTTATTCACGATTACCCATATATGACGAGACTTTAGACGACCCGCGCGGCATGATTCATATACGGGATATTTTAAATTATTTTACCAAAAAACTCTTAGGCAATAAAAATACAGCGCCTATAAATCTAGATATAGCTATTAGCGAATTAGATATCATTAGAGATGTCTTATTTGTACCTAGTTCTATGCTTGCTAATAAATTACTACAAAAAATGCAAGCTTCAAGAACACAAATGGCGCTAGTGATAGATGAATATGGCGGTACAGATGGCCTTGTTTCCTTAGAGGATATTGTAGAACTTATTGTCGGCGAAATCGAAGATGAGCATGACGAAGATACAGCCCTGATAGTAAAATTGCCCAATGGTAGCTTTTTAGCTGATGCCGGGGCCGAGCTACAAGAGGTCAAAGCAGTATTGGGCGATAAATTTATTACAGCCCCATTTGAAAATGAAGTAGATACATTAGGCGGGTTGATTGTAACAAAGCTGGGCCATATTCCACCGCGTGGACAAACGGTAGAGGTTATACCGGGCTACCGCTTTCGCATAGTCGAAGCAGATAAACGGCGAATCAAACGCGTACGAATTAAAGCTATAGAAGACGCAAACCAAGCACAACCACCCCTTGCCTAA
- the lnt gene encoding apolipoprotein N-acyltransferase yields MPICYVAAFLLGAALSFGFAPFNFIPICFLSFSCFIYLQYHFIKLQRPRQAIFTLGFLFGLGYFSFSLYWIFYAFIILYADTINYAIYTLLSAIALASLFIYLSLYWGAASFITSFFKPTLTNQALAFACSLGLGEWLRAHLFSGFAWNLIGYSAAFSPLLMQIAAPLGIFGLTSLSILIYSCPVLVIKATPRPFFILISALLIILTDIAYGYLCLANAPTIASYAQPAYNLRLIQPSIQQSDKLNPRYSIKNFYTHLELSTKITTDPIPDLIIWPETAVNFFLEQHREALKLIQSSLQMQQKLLIGTPREQDQQIYNSAILLNKRNAQLAYSDKIHLVPFGEYIPYATILQRLFPSLSELFSGYSAGQHRQSVKLTEQQTYLPLICYEAIFPDEMRYSGPQASFIVNITNDAWYGSSSGPFQHFQQSRLRAVEQRLPLIRVANNGISAIIDPYGRIIKKLDLNKIGVLDSPLPAQYASIWGNYNSIIKKNKFNFLTQNRIFLLITAILGCLALFY; encoded by the coding sequence ATGCCAATTTGTTATGTAGCAGCCTTTCTACTAGGAGCAGCGCTATCTTTTGGTTTTGCTCCATTTAATTTTATACCAATTTGTTTTCTTAGCTTTAGCTGTTTTATTTATCTGCAATATCACTTCATTAAGTTACAGCGGCCACGACAAGCGATCTTTACCTTGGGTTTTCTGTTCGGTTTAGGCTATTTTAGCTTTAGCCTATATTGGATTTTTTATGCTTTTATAATTCTCTATGCCGACACTATAAATTATGCAATTTATACATTATTAAGCGCAATAGCGCTCGCAAGCTTATTTATCTATTTAAGCTTATATTGGGGGGCGGCCAGTTTCATTACAAGTTTTTTTAAGCCAACCCTAACCAACCAAGCACTAGCCTTTGCCTGTAGTTTAGGACTTGGCGAATGGCTGCGGGCACATCTATTTAGCGGATTTGCTTGGAATTTAATCGGATACAGCGCAGCATTTTCGCCCCTATTAATGCAAATAGCGGCACCTCTAGGTATTTTTGGGCTGACTAGTTTAAGTATTTTAATATATTCTTGCCCAGTGCTAGTAATAAAAGCAACTCCCAGACCATTTTTTATTCTTATCTCGGCTTTGCTAATAATTTTAACAGACATAGCTTACGGCTATTTATGTTTGGCAAACGCTCCTACTATCGCTAGTTATGCTCAGCCAGCTTATAATCTTCGCCTTATCCAACCATCTATTCAACAATCAGATAAATTAAATCCCCGCTATAGTATAAAAAATTTCTACACCCATCTAGAGCTCAGCACAAAAATAACTACAGACCCAATACCAGATTTAATTATTTGGCCAGAAACAGCAGTAAATTTTTTTCTAGAACAGCATCGCGAAGCTTTAAAACTTATCCAAAGCAGCCTACAAATGCAACAAAAATTACTTATAGGCACCCCGCGCGAACAAGATCAGCAAATCTATAACAGCGCCATATTGCTAAATAAGCGAAACGCACAACTAGCCTATTCAGACAAGATTCATCTAGTACCTTTTGGTGAATACATACCATATGCTACAATATTACAGCGTCTCTTTCCTAGTCTTAGCGAATTATTCAGCGGATATTCTGCAGGACAACACCGCCAGAGTGTAAAACTCACAGAGCAACAAACTTATTTACCTTTAATTTGTTACGAGGCTATTTTTCCAGATGAAATGCGCTATAGCGGACCACAAGCCAGTTTTATAGTAAACATTACCAATGACGCTTGGTATGGTAGTTCAAGCGGTCCTTTTCAGCATTTTCAACAAAGCCGCTTGCGCGCGGTTGAGCAACGCCTACCCTTAATAAGGGTGGCGAATAATGGCATATCGGCAATCATAGATCCCTATGGCCGGATCATAAAAAAATTAGATCTAAATAAAATTGGCGTTTTAGATAGCCCCCTGCCAGCCCAATATGCTTCAATATGGGGCAATTATAACTCTATAATAAAAAAAAATAAATTTAATTTCTTAACGCAAAATAGAATATTTCTCCTGATTACCGCAATCTTAGGCTGTTTAGCGCTATTTTACTAA
- a CDS encoding helix-turn-helix transcriptional regulator: MSDKKPNPIDKHVGSKIRMRRNMLQLSQEKLGDQIGVTFQQIQKYERGLNRVGASRLKSIADVLDVDVTFFFAERSATSNLAGFAEGSVPLEEPYLEFCSSLEGTQLITSFDSIKDISLRKKILDLVKATSELYSKRVSEPKEDKVTPKVTAIKTEY; this comes from the coding sequence ATGAGTGACAAAAAACCAAACCCTATAGATAAACATGTTGGTAGCAAAATTCGCATGCGGCGTAATATGCTGCAACTAAGCCAAGAAAAATTGGGCGACCAAATTGGCGTAACCTTTCAACAAATACAAAAATATGAAAGGGGGCTAAACCGTGTAGGTGCAAGCCGCCTGAAATCCATAGCTGATGTTTTGGATGTAGATGTTACCTTCTTTTTTGCCGAGCGCAGTGCAACCAGTAATTTAGCTGGCTTTGCAGAGGGCAGCGTGCCGCTTGAAGAGCCATATCTAGAATTTTGCTCTAGCCTAGAAGGTACACAGTTAATAACTTCCTTTGATTCGATAAAAGACATTAGCCTACGCAAAAAAATATTAGATTTAGTAAAAGCGACTAGCGAACTATATAGCAAGCGGGTTAGTGAGCCAAAAGAAGATAAAGTAACCCCCAAAGTAACCGCGATTAAAACCGAATATTAA
- the metK gene encoding methionine adenosyltransferase: MQPSWYFTSESVSEGHPDKLCDRISDEIVDFVYREAINTGSDPWQVRLACETLVTTNRVVIAGEVRLPPSLLLKDNNGQNILTNVGQPIINVSIFEKVVRQAIKDIGYQDPNFHWQNVAIEILLHQQSADIAQGVDQASDVALSEGAGDQGIMFGYACNETSSFMPAPIYYAHKILEELATARHNKIGEAALLGPDAKSQITVHYKNGKPYEVSSIVVSTQHIDPNWDSAKVRTTIEPYIFKALSEIKIAKDCKWYINPTGKFLIGGPVGDAGLTGRKIIVDTYGGAAPHGGGAFSGKDTTKVDRSGAYAARYLAKNIVAANLSEKCTIQLSYAIGIAKPLSIYVDLHNTGKVKESDIAAILPKLIDLSPSGIRRHLDLNKPIYAKTAAYGHFGRPATPDGYFSWEKTDLIDKLQKLL, encoded by the coding sequence GTGCAGCCATCTTGGTATTTCACAAGCGAATCTGTGTCCGAAGGGCATCCGGATAAACTGTGCGATAGAATATCAGACGAAATTGTAGATTTTGTATATAGGGAAGCTATCAATACTGGTAGCGATCCCTGGCAAGTTCGTTTGGCCTGTGAAACTTTGGTTACCACAAATAGAGTAGTAATAGCTGGCGAGGTACGCTTGCCTCCTAGCCTTTTACTAAAGGACAATAACGGCCAGAATATATTAACTAATGTAGGGCAACCTATTATTAACGTTTCTATTTTTGAAAAGGTGGTTCGGCAAGCTATAAAAGATATAGGCTACCAAGACCCAAATTTTCACTGGCAAAATGTGGCTATAGAAATATTATTGCATCAGCAATCAGCAGACATAGCACAAGGCGTAGATCAAGCCAGCGACGTAGCTTTATCCGAAGGAGCGGGCGATCAAGGTATTATGTTTGGCTATGCTTGTAATGAAACTAGCAGTTTTATGCCAGCTCCAATCTATTATGCCCATAAAATATTAGAAGAGCTAGCTACCGCGCGCCATAATAAGATTGGTGAGGCAGCTTTGCTAGGGCCAGATGCCAAAAGTCAAATTACGGTGCATTATAAAAATGGCAAGCCCTATGAAGTCTCTTCAATAGTAGTTTCCACACAGCATATAGACCCCAACTGGGACTCGGCAAAAGTACGAACAACTATTGAACCATACATATTCAAAGCTTTAAGCGAAATAAAAATTGCTAAAGATTGCAAATGGTATATTAACCCAACCGGTAAATTCTTAATAGGCGGCCCGGTTGGCGACGCTGGACTGACCGGACGCAAAATAATTGTGGACACCTATGGTGGTGCAGCACCACATGGTGGCGGCGCTTTTTCTGGCAAAGATACCACAAAAGTTGACCGCTCCGGCGCTTATGCTGCTCGCTACTTAGCCAAAAATATCGTTGCAGCTAATTTAAGCGAAAAATGTACTATTCAACTTTCTTACGCTATTGGCATAGCCAAGCCATTATCGATATATGTAGATTTACATAATACCGGAAAAGTAAAAGAGTCGGACATAGCCGCAATATTGCCAAAGCTAATTGACCTTTCACCAAGCGGAATAAGACGGCATCTAGATCTTAACAAGCCGATCTATGCCAAAACCGCTGCTTACGGACATTTTGGTCGCCCCGCTACCCCAGATGGATATTTTTCGTGGGAGAAAACGGACCTGATAGATAAATTACAAAAGCTCCTATAA
- the trmB gene encoding tRNA (guanosine(46)-N7)-methyltransferase TrmB, whose amino-acid sequence MQSSQIVTKQGSFFGRRCGKSLSQLQKKLFDILLPQRKIKLASLSSTEQIYKLFINCTQLTELHLEIGFGGGEHLLHHATQRPHTGFIGVEPFVNSMAKMLKAMQQNQELYNNILLYDEDASKLLLALPSNSLSGIDLFYPDPWPKLRHHKRRFVNAENLKQMVRILQPGGHFRFASDIDNYVEWTLLLAQQNGALEWQANAKSDWQTPYSNWTSTRYEQKALRAGRRPSYLTFRNIK is encoded by the coding sequence ATGCAATCCAGCCAAATTGTAACAAAACAAGGTAGTTTTTTTGGCCGACGTTGCGGCAAAAGCTTAAGCCAACTACAAAAAAAGCTATTTGATATTTTATTACCCCAAAGAAAAATAAAACTAGCTTCGTTAAGCTCTACAGAGCAAATATATAAACTATTTATCAACTGTACACAGCTAACCGAACTACATCTAGAAATTGGATTTGGCGGCGGCGAGCATTTATTGCATCATGCTACACAACGTCCCCATACAGGTTTTATTGGCGTAGAGCCTTTTGTTAATAGCATGGCAAAAATGCTAAAAGCCATGCAGCAAAATCAAGAACTCTATAACAATATTCTGCTATATGATGAAGATGCCAGTAAGTTATTATTAGCTTTGCCAAGCAATTCCCTTAGCGGCATAGATTTATTTTATCCAGATCCATGGCCAAAATTGCGGCATCACAAAAGACGCTTCGTTAATGCAGAAAATCTAAAGCAAATGGTTCGAATCTTGCAGCCAGGTGGGCATTTTCGCTTTGCTAGTGATATAGACAATTATGTTGAGTGGACGTTATTATTAGCACAACAAAACGGCGCATTAGAATGGCAAGCAAACGCCAAAAGTGACTGGCAAACACCCTATAGCAACTGGACAAGCACCCGTTATGAACAAAAAGCGCTGCGCGCGGGACGCCGTCCGAGCTATTTAACTTTTCGAAATATAAAATAG
- the rimP gene encoding ribosome maturation factor RimP encodes MPQPEQITQKIEDRLLKEQGTEAQIAELITPVLSNIGYQLVRVKLSNLNNLTLQIMAERTDGSFTIADCEKLHLLLSPIIEVENIITGDYNLEISSPGIDRPLVRKSDFQKHIGDAVKLETIQLINGKSKFKGCIEAVEPEYLSLRQEGEDELMQLEYSNLKTASLILTDKLIKETLANDKKLKKQNKQKIH; translated from the coding sequence ATGCCACAACCAGAACAAATTACGCAAAAAATTGAAGATCGATTGCTAAAAGAGCAAGGCACAGAAGCACAGATAGCCGAGCTGATTACCCCGGTTTTAAGCAATATAGGTTATCAACTAGTACGCGTTAAATTAAGCAATTTAAATAATCTAACTTTGCAAATTATGGCAGAGCGAACAGATGGTAGCTTTACCATTGCGGATTGTGAAAAACTGCATCTTTTACTTTCTCCGATAATAGAAGTAGAAAATATTATAACAGGCGATTATAATTTAGAAATTTCTTCACCTGGGATAGACCGCCCTTTGGTCCGCAAATCAGATTTTCAAAAACATATTGGCGATGCTGTGAAGCTAGAAACCATACAGCTAATAAATGGCAAATCTAAATTCAAAGGCTGTATAGAGGCAGTGGAGCCAGAATATCTTAGCCTGCGCCAAGAGGGCGAGGATGAGCTGATGCAACTGGAATATAGCAATTTAAAAACTGCGAGTTTAATTTTAACAGATAAGCTTATTAAGGAAACTTTGGCGAATGATAAAAAGCTAAAGAAACAAAATAAGCAGAAAATACATTAA
- the nusA gene encoding transcription termination factor NusA, which translates to MATNANKLELLQIADAVAREKLIDREIVLDAMANAIQKAAKSRYGLDSNIKAEIDPRTGEISLFRLLETVDHVENYFTQISLAEVRLRKDNAALGDIIEEPLPPMDFGRIAAQSAKQVIVQKVREAERDKQYEEFKDKIGTVVSGTVRRVEYNNVIVDLGRGEAILRRTEIIPNEVFRYGDRVRAYVYDVRREQKGPQIFLSRTHPQFLAKLFTMEVPEIYDNIIEIKAVARDPGSRAKMAVVSRDASIDPVGACVGMRGSRVQAVVAELQNERIDIIPWTPDEANFIVNALQPATVSKVVMDEVSKKIDIVVPEEQLSLAIGRRGQNVRLASQLSGWDINILTEAQEAENRQKEFQKHSQLFIAALDVDEMVAQVLVSEGFSTIEELAYVELKELASIEGFDTDTAKEIQDRALEHLKAQNAAYEQRLQELNVQPELKELPYITNKILLKLAEDGIKTVDDFAGYAVDDLCGWREKQGDAYVYIEGVLSNFDISRENAEEMILHARLKAGWISEEELQRQLGTAVDKEELEHKEIA; encoded by the coding sequence ATGGCTACCAATGCTAACAAGCTCGAACTTTTGCAAATAGCAGATGCCGTAGCGCGTGAAAAGCTTATAGATCGTGAAATTGTCCTAGATGCAATGGCAAATGCTATACAAAAAGCAGCAAAGTCACGCTATGGGCTAGACAGCAATATCAAAGCAGAAATAGATCCACGTACAGGTGAAATAAGTCTGTTTCGACTTTTAGAAACTGTTGACCATGTAGAAAATTATTTTACGCAGATCTCCCTGGCAGAAGTTCGCTTGCGCAAAGACAATGCAGCCCTAGGAGATATAATAGAAGAGCCCCTACCCCCTATGGATTTTGGCCGTATAGCAGCACAATCTGCAAAGCAGGTTATAGTGCAAAAAGTACGCGAGGCAGAGCGTGATAAACAATATGAAGAATTTAAAGACAAAATAGGCACAGTAGTATCCGGCACGGTAAGGCGTGTAGAATATAACAATGTTATTGTCGATTTAGGTCGTGGCGAAGCTATATTACGCCGCACTGAAATTATCCCAAACGAAGTCTTTCGCTATGGCGACCGGGTTCGCGCTTATGTATATGATGTAAGGCGAGAACAAAAAGGGCCGCAAATCTTTTTATCACGTACGCACCCACAATTTCTGGCCAAGCTATTCACTATGGAAGTGCCAGAAATTTATGACAACATCATAGAGATCAAAGCTGTGGCCCGCGATCCTGGTTCTAGAGCAAAAATGGCTGTGGTTTCGCGCGACGCCTCGATAGACCCAGTTGGCGCATGTGTAGGTATGCGCGGTAGCCGCGTACAAGCCGTGGTAGCCGAATTACAAAACGAAAGAATAGATATTATTCCCTGGACACCAGATGAGGCAAATTTCATTGTTAATGCCTTGCAGCCAGCTACCGTTAGCAAAGTTGTAATGGATGAAGTTAGTAAAAAAATAGACATAGTTGTACCCGAAGAGCAACTAAGCTTGGCAATAGGTAGGCGTGGGCAGAATGTGCGCCTAGCTTCACAACTTAGCGGCTGGGACATAAATATCTTAACCGAAGCGCAAGAGGCTGAAAATAGACAAAAAGAATTCCAAAAACATAGTCAGCTCTTTATAGCGGCTCTCGATGTAGATGAAATGGTCGCGCAGGTCCTGGTATCAGAGGGCTTTTCTACTATAGAAGAATTAGCCTATGTCGAGTTAAAAGAGTTGGCTTCTATCGAAGGGTTTGATACAGATACGGCAAAAGAAATACAAGACCGCGCCCTAGAACATCTAAAGGCCCAAAATGCCGCCTATGAGCAACGTCTACAAGAGCTAAATGTACAGCCAGAACTCAAGGAGTTACCGTATATTACCAACAAAATTCTACTAAAATTAGCCGAAGATGGAATAAAAACAGTGGATGATTTTGCAGGCTATGCTGTAGATGATTTATGCGGATGGCGAGAAAAACAAGGTGATGCCTATGTTTATATCGAAGGGGTTTTATCTAATTTTGACATAAGTCGCGAAAATGCAGAAGAAATGATTTTGCACGCACGATTAAAAGCTGGTTGGATAAGCGAAGAAGAACTGCAAAGACAACTCGGAACAGCAGTTGACAAAGAAGAGCTAGAGCACAAGGAAATAGCATAA
- a CDS encoding RNA-binding protein: MNKRTCIVTRKEHEAEAMLRFVLAPNGSVVPDLKRILPGRGVYTLARKTLVNQAVTNNMLTRSFIAKSQNKALQIAVPKDMAEQIEHLLRKQSLANLAIGRKAGAVISGSLACDKAIRSDNVAMVLHRIDAAEDGINKITQAIHSLGPEKKATIKQYIIFNENELSTAFGERNAVHIAVLKHPMAKNILNTIDKLHIYRE, from the coding sequence ATGAATAAACGCACATGCATAGTAACAAGGAAAGAGCATGAAGCAGAGGCAATGTTGCGCTTTGTGCTCGCGCCAAATGGTAGCGTTGTTCCAGATTTAAAACGAATATTACCCGGCAGAGGGGTTTATACCCTGGCGAGAAAAACCTTGGTTAACCAAGCGGTGACAAATAATATGCTAACGCGTTCTTTTATAGCTAAATCACAAAATAAAGCGCTGCAAATAGCGGTGCCAAAAGATATGGCAGAGCAAATAGAGCATTTATTGCGCAAACAAAGCCTTGCCAATTTAGCCATAGGCAGAAAAGCAGGGGCAGTAATTAGCGGCAGTTTAGCCTGCGACAAAGCCATACGCAGCGACAATGTAGCTATGGTATTGCACAGAATTGATGCTGCGGAAGATGGCATAAATAAAATTACTCAAGCCATACATTCCCTGGGTCCAGAAAAAAAAGCAACGATCAAACAATACATTATTTTTAACGAAAATGAATTAAGTACGGCCTTTGGTGAGCGTAATGCTGTGCACATCGCTGTGCTAAAACACCCTATGGCAAAAAATATATTAAACACTATAGATAAATTGCATATTTATCGTGAATGA